A genomic segment from Rubrobacter tropicus encodes:
- a CDS encoding hydroxypyruvate isomerase family protein, with amino-acid sequence MRFSANLSILFKEVPLLDRFGLASEAGFSAVEFWWPGYEADLGDVERAVKDAGLAVALFNFDAGDMPGGDRGLVSDPDRTDRFRENVPVALELARSLGCERINVLAGHEKADPGREEQLALARENVAFAAGEADVAGVTVMVEAVNTFENGPYLLHTTEQAVRFVEGVGRPNVKIQHDFYHMQRMEGNLVANLRRYLDYVGHVQVADSPGRGEPGTGEIHYPYVLAELESLGYDGYVGLEYNPTTETTGESLGWIPRDLRGAGGAAADLKL; translated from the coding sequence GTGAGGTTCAGCGCGAACCTGTCCATCTTGTTCAAGGAGGTCCCGTTGCTCGACCGCTTCGGGCTGGCGTCGGAGGCCGGGTTTTCGGCCGTGGAGTTCTGGTGGCCCGGTTACGAGGCTGACCTCGGCGACGTCGAGCGTGCCGTGAAGGACGCGGGCCTCGCGGTGGCGCTGTTCAACTTCGACGCCGGGGACATGCCTGGCGGGGACAGGGGGCTCGTCAGCGATCCCGACCGGACCGACCGGTTCAGGGAGAACGTGCCGGTCGCGCTGGAGCTCGCGCGGTCTTTGGGGTGCGAGAGGATAAACGTGCTGGCCGGGCACGAGAAGGCGGACCCGGGGCGCGAGGAGCAGCTCGCGCTCGCCCGCGAAAACGTCGCGTTCGCCGCCGGGGAGGCCGATGTGGCCGGCGTAACGGTGATGGTGGAGGCCGTCAACACCTTCGAGAACGGGCCGTACCTGCTCCACACGACGGAACAGGCGGTGAGGTTCGTGGAGGGCGTGGGGCGGCCCAACGTCAAGATACAGCACGACTTCTATCACATGCAGCGGATGGAGGGGAACCTCGTCGCCAACCTGCGCCGGTACTTAGATTACGTCGGACACGTGCAGGTAGCGGACTCTCCGGGCCGCGGGGAGCCCGGGACGGGTGAGATCCACTATCCTTACGTCCTCGCGGAGCTGGAGAGCCTCGGCTACGATGGTTACGTCGGCCTTGAGTACAACCCGACCACGGAGACCACCGGGGAGAGCCTCGGTTGGATACCACGGGATTTGCGCGGCGCCGGGGGCGCCGCGGCCGACCTGAAGCTGTAG
- a CDS encoding FAD binding domain-containing protein — MEFIQPTSWREALEAKAALPGAVPIRGGTDVMVELNFARSRPQAILDLSRVEELEEWGIEDGLLRVGAGVNYTRIVEEIGDRLPGLAMASRTVGSPQIRNRGTVGGNLGTASPAGDALPPLYASDAEVEVASMDGSRRVPVADFISGPKQNALSDNELISAFYIANADGPQQYSKIGTRNAMVIAVCAFALALHPEQRKVGTCVGSAGPTPIRVEGAEDFIGGVLEEGDLWQSRGAIPDAALRRFGELVAGAARPIDDVRGTAEYRRHSAGVLARRTLGWAWEEYRGVRGAA, encoded by the coding sequence GTGGAGTTCATCCAGCCCACGAGTTGGCGCGAGGCGCTCGAAGCGAAGGCCGCCCTTCCGGGGGCTGTCCCGATCCGGGGTGGCACCGACGTCATGGTCGAGTTGAACTTCGCCCGCAGCCGGCCTCAGGCGATACTCGACCTCTCCCGCGTGGAGGAGCTGGAGGAGTGGGGAATCGAAGACGGGCTCTTACGGGTGGGCGCAGGGGTGAATTACACGCGCATCGTCGAGGAGATCGGGGATCGTCTGCCGGGGCTCGCGATGGCCTCAAGGACGGTGGGTTCGCCCCAGATCCGGAACAGGGGCACCGTCGGCGGCAACCTCGGCACCGCATCCCCCGCGGGCGACGCCCTGCCGCCCCTTTACGCATCGGACGCCGAGGTCGAGGTTGCGTCTATGGACGGAAGCCGACGGGTGCCCGTCGCGGATTTTATCTCCGGCCCGAAACAGAACGCGCTGTCCGACAACGAGTTGATCTCCGCTTTCTACATCGCCAATGCCGACGGCCCGCAGCAGTACTCCAAGATCGGGACGAGGAACGCGATGGTAATTGCCGTCTGCGCCTTCGCCCTGGCCCTCCACCCTGAACAAAGAAAGGTCGGGACGTGCGTAGGCTCCGCCGGCCCTACCCCCATCCGGGTCGAAGGAGCCGAGGATTTCATAGGGGGCGTGCTGGAGGAGGGGGATCTCTGGCAGTCGCGGGGCGCCATCCCGGACGCCGCCCTCCGGCGCTTCGGGGAACTGGTCGCCGGCGCGGCCCGGCCCATAGACGACGTGCGGGGGACGGCGGAGTACCGGCGGCACTCGGCCGGGGTGCTGGCTCGGCGCACGCTCGGGTGGGCGTGGGAGGAGTACCGGGGGGTGAGAGGTGCGGCTTAG
- a CDS encoding (2Fe-2S)-binding protein produces the protein MRLRLRVNGEAREAEDVWEGESLLYVLRERLELPGSKNACEQGECGSCSVYLDGSLVCSCLVLAGQAEGREVVTVEGISEGDGLHPVQEAFVEAGAVQCGFCTPGFVVATHDLLRRVPEPGDAEVREALAGNLCRCTGYEKILAAVRLAARRMAK, from the coding sequence GTGCGGCTTAGGCTCCGGGTCAACGGGGAGGCCAGGGAGGCGGAGGACGTCTGGGAGGGCGAAAGCCTGCTGTACGTGCTACGCGAGCGCCTGGAGCTGCCCGGTTCGAAGAACGCCTGCGAACAGGGCGAATGCGGATCGTGCTCGGTCTACCTGGACGGCTCTCTGGTCTGCTCGTGCCTGGTCCTGGCGGGGCAGGCGGAAGGGCGCGAGGTCGTGACCGTCGAGGGGATATCCGAAGGTGACGGGCTGCATCCCGTGCAGGAGGCGTTCGTCGAGGCGGGGGCGGTTCAGTGCGGGTTTTGCACGCCGGGGTTCGTCGTGGCGACGCACGACCTGTTGCGCCGGGTGCCGGAACCAGGCGACGCGGAGGTCCGGGAGGCGCTGGCCGGGAACCTCTGCCGGTGCACGGGCTACGAGAAGATCCTGGCCGCCGTCCGCCTGGCCGCGCGGAGGATGGCGAAATGA
- the pucD gene encoding xanthine dehydrogenase subunit D, whose amino-acid sequence MKAGVGTPLAPVRPVAPVQRPGKIGEESARIDGIPKVTGEYEYASDLWMDGMLHGATLRSPHPHAKIVRIDTVEAEELAGVYAVLTHEDVPGRKVYGMEIPDQPVLAWEKVRYQGEPVAVVAADHPETARRALERIRVDYDVLAPVTSAEEALAEEAPKLHLSGNLLRRVKVLHGEPADAAADVVVTGEYEIGMQDQAFLGPEAGLAVPDGLGGVDLYISTQWLHIDRDQVAESLGLAPDRVRLTLSGVGGAFGGREDLSMQVHSCMLALETGRPVRMVYNREESFYGHVHRHPARMRYEHGATRDGKLLYVKANLVFDGGAYASSSNAVCLNAATFACGPYDVPRAEIESLMLYTNNPPCGAMRGFGAVQACFAHESQMDKLAEKLGMHPLELRLKNAIEPGMRFPFGQEVPPPAPVREILEKVKNIPMPAEQDLVGRDLRELPGGVSNVTHGEDVKRGVGYAVGFKNIGFSAGFDDYSTARVTLSVEDGEPLVRVHTAAAEVGQGLVTLQAQIARTELGVERVAVEPADTRVGSAGSTSASRQSYVTGAAVKGACEAIRERLFERVREEFGGNENLTLDGNEVLSSGRVIVSLGDLIGAEEFEETLEYHHKETHPLNENGQGDAHLQFAFAAHRAVVEVDTELGLVRVVEIATAQDVGKVMNPQALEGQIEGGIAQGLGLALLEEIQVKRGKVLNASFTDYLLPTILDMPPVKMEILELSDPEAPYGLKGVGEPPTISSTPAIVAALRDATGRPLTRIPAKPEQIAGITDRPPAEPPHPGSAGYAEIGRLDERREH is encoded by the coding sequence ATGAAAGCCGGGGTCGGTACGCCTCTGGCGCCGGTCCGCCCGGTGGCGCCGGTGCAGAGGCCAGGCAAGATCGGCGAGGAGAGCGCGCGCATCGACGGCATCCCGAAGGTCACGGGCGAGTACGAGTACGCCTCCGACCTGTGGATGGACGGGATGCTCCACGGCGCGACGCTCAGGAGCCCGCACCCGCACGCAAAGATCGTCCGGATCGACACCGTGGAGGCGGAGGAGCTGGCCGGCGTCTACGCGGTCCTTACGCACGAGGACGTGCCGGGACGCAAGGTGTACGGGATGGAGATCCCCGACCAGCCCGTTCTGGCTTGGGAGAAGGTCCGCTACCAGGGAGAGCCCGTCGCCGTCGTGGCCGCCGACCACCCCGAGACGGCGAGGCGGGCCCTGGAGAGGATCCGGGTGGATTACGACGTCCTCGCCCCCGTGACGAGCGCCGAAGAGGCGCTGGCCGAGGAAGCGCCGAAGCTCCACCTCTCGGGGAACCTGCTCAGGCGCGTCAAGGTCCTTCACGGCGAACCGGCGGATGCCGCCGCCGACGTGGTCGTTACGGGGGAGTACGAGATCGGGATGCAGGACCAGGCCTTTCTGGGCCCCGAGGCGGGCCTCGCCGTGCCAGACGGACTGGGTGGCGTGGACCTGTATATCTCGACCCAGTGGTTACACATCGACAGGGACCAGGTGGCGGAGTCCCTGGGGCTTGCGCCGGATCGGGTCAGGCTCACCCTCTCCGGCGTGGGCGGCGCCTTCGGCGGCCGCGAAGACCTCTCGATGCAGGTCCACTCCTGCATGCTCGCCCTCGAAACCGGCCGCCCGGTGCGGATGGTCTACAACCGCGAGGAGTCTTTCTACGGCCACGTCCACCGCCACCCGGCCAGGATGCGCTACGAACACGGCGCCACCCGCGACGGGAAACTCCTCTACGTCAAGGCGAACCTTGTCTTCGACGGCGGCGCCTACGCCTCGAGCTCCAACGCCGTCTGCCTCAACGCGGCGACCTTCGCCTGCGGCCCCTACGACGTGCCGCGCGCCGAGATAGAGAGCCTCATGCTCTACACCAACAACCCGCCCTGCGGAGCCATGCGCGGCTTCGGCGCCGTCCAGGCCTGCTTCGCCCACGAGTCCCAGATGGACAAGCTCGCCGAAAAGCTCGGCATGCACCCGCTCGAGTTGCGGCTCAAGAACGCGATCGAGCCGGGGATGCGCTTCCCGTTCGGCCAGGAGGTGCCGCCGCCCGCGCCCGTGCGCGAGATCCTGGAGAAGGTAAAGAACATTCCGATGCCCGCAGAGCAGGACCTCGTTGGCCGCGACCTGCGCGAGCTCCCCGGCGGCGTCTCGAACGTGACGCATGGAGAAGACGTGAAGCGGGGCGTCGGTTACGCGGTCGGCTTCAAGAACATCGGCTTCTCGGCCGGCTTCGACGATTACTCTACGGCCCGGGTCACGCTCTCCGTGGAGGATGGTGAACCACTGGTGCGGGTCCACACGGCGGCGGCAGAGGTCGGGCAGGGGCTCGTTACCTTGCAGGCCCAGATCGCGCGCACCGAGCTCGGCGTCGAACGCGTCGCCGTAGAACCGGCCGACACCAGGGTAGGCTCCGCGGGCTCCACCTCCGCCTCCAGGCAATCCTACGTCACCGGCGCGGCCGTCAAGGGCGCCTGCGAGGCGATCCGCGAACGCCTCTTCGAACGCGTGCGGGAGGAGTTCGGCGGGAACGAAAATCTCACTCTTGACGGCAACGAGGTTCTGTCCAGCGGACGGGTCATAGTCTCTTTGGGCGACCTGATCGGGGCCGAAGAGTTCGAGGAGACCCTGGAGTACCACCACAAAGAGACGCACCCGCTGAACGAGAACGGTCAGGGGGACGCCCACTTGCAGTTCGCTTTCGCGGCCCACAGGGCGGTCGTCGAGGTGGATACGGAGTTGGGTCTCGTGCGGGTCGTGGAGATAGCGACGGCCCAGGACGTCGGGAAGGTTATGAACCCGCAGGCGCTCGAAGGCCAGATCGAGGGCGGCATAGCGCAAGGACTGGGCCTGGCCTTGCTGGAGGAGATCCAGGTAAAAAGGGGCAAGGTCCTGAACGCCTCTTTTACGGACTACCTCCTCCCCACCATCCTGGACATGCCCCCCGTAAAGATGGAGATACTGGAGTTGTCCGACCCCGAGGCCCCCTACGGCCTCAAGGGCGTCGGCGAACCGCCCACGATCTCCTCGACCCCCGCCATCGTCGCCGCCCTCCGCGACGCCACAGGCCGGCCCCTCACGCGCATCCCGGCCAAACCGGAGCAGATCGCCGGCATCACCGACAGGCCCCCGGCCGAACCCCCGCACCCCGGCAGCGCCGGCTACGCCGAGATAGGCCGCCTGGACGAGAGACGGGAGCACTAG
- a CDS encoding 2'-5' RNA ligase family protein — MSLAWLVAVHASYRVDKDSLWKRHGEEWMAELRRIAAQRAGFRITYEHVVATDSAVIALARPSEPVNRIRDMIRERLRLPPETRNKADLVHTTLCRYRGALSDPEKLLAMLEDTSADATVEVGEFIVSKELVYPSLEAEVLGRLPLAPR; from the coding sequence GTGAGCCTCGCTTGGCTGGTGGCCGTGCACGCGAGCTATAGGGTGGACAAAGACTCACTCTGGAAGCGCCACGGGGAGGAGTGGATGGCCGAGCTGAGACGTATCGCGGCCCAACGCGCGGGGTTTCGGATCACCTACGAACACGTCGTAGCCACCGACTCCGCGGTGATCGCCCTCGCCCGGCCCAGCGAACCGGTGAACCGCATCCGCGACATGATCCGCGAACGCCTCCGCCTGCCCCCCGAGACCCGCAACAAGGCGGATTTGGTGCATACTACCCTGTGTCGCTATCGCGGCGCGCTCTCCGATCCGGAGAAGCTCCTTGCGATGCTCGAAGACACGAGCGCCGACGCCACGGTCGAGGTCGGGGAGTTCATCGTCTCGAAGGAGCTGGTGTATCCGTCGCTGGAGGCGGAGGTGCTCGGGCGCCTCCCGCTCGCTCCCCGGTGA
- a CDS encoding Nramp family divalent metal transporter: MAADESGVMLKSVADEDPYHLTPDGIKEPPKGWGPSLRYLGPGLILSASIVGSGELIATTALGSQAGFAILWMVIFSTLVKVAVQVELARWTISTGQPALTGYNKVPPKIGPIGWVNVLWVIMALSKVLQIGGIVGGVAIAFSVLFPIGGDPLGFTSTLIWTVIVAVGSIAMLYSNNYSLIERGAVLLVVAFSFITIILAAGLPFTPFAYSAGDILGGLAFAIPAGALGAALAMFGITGVGADEITFYTYWCCEKGYARWVGPNDGSEDWERRAKGWIRVMYKDAFVSWVIYTSGTLAFFIMGAAVLNPQGLVPEGNEMITTLSRIYTDVLGEWASILFLVGAIAVLGSTLWAAIPSWSRMYTNLLATVGVLDWQDTQTRLRWIRIFTVALPIIWGAAYLFIQSPVLMVQIGGVATGIFLLAAVAAVWYLRRTEIDPRLYGGTPFNTVLVISSIAIVLLGVYSALSVLGLTPS; the protein is encoded by the coding sequence ATGGCTGCTGACGAGAGTGGCGTGATGCTGAAGTCCGTGGCGGACGAAGATCCGTACCACCTGACGCCGGATGGAATAAAAGAGCCGCCGAAGGGTTGGGGGCCGAGCCTGCGTTATCTGGGACCGGGGCTAATTCTCAGCGCCTCCATCGTCGGGTCGGGGGAGTTGATCGCGACCACGGCGCTCGGTTCGCAGGCCGGTTTTGCCATCCTCTGGATGGTCATCTTCAGCACGCTCGTCAAGGTAGCCGTGCAGGTGGAGCTCGCCCGGTGGACGATCTCGACCGGCCAGCCCGCGCTTACGGGCTACAACAAGGTGCCGCCGAAGATCGGGCCCATCGGGTGGGTCAACGTCCTCTGGGTGATCATGGCCCTCTCGAAGGTCTTGCAGATAGGCGGCATCGTCGGCGGGGTTGCGATAGCCTTCAGCGTGCTCTTCCCGATAGGCGGGGACCCGCTCGGGTTCACCTCCACGCTCATCTGGACGGTCATCGTTGCCGTCGGCAGCATCGCGATGCTCTACTCGAACAACTACAGCCTCATCGAACGCGGGGCCGTTCTGCTAGTGGTCGCGTTCTCGTTCATAACCATCATCCTCGCCGCGGGGCTGCCCTTCACGCCGTTCGCCTACAGCGCCGGGGACATCCTGGGCGGCCTCGCCTTCGCCATACCAGCGGGAGCCCTGGGCGCCGCGCTCGCCATGTTCGGGATCACGGGCGTTGGGGCCGACGAGATCACCTTCTACACCTACTGGTGCTGCGAGAAGGGGTACGCCCGGTGGGTGGGCCCGAACGACGGCAGCGAGGACTGGGAGCGCCGGGCGAAGGGTTGGATCCGCGTCATGTACAAGGACGCTTTCGTCTCCTGGGTGATCTACACCTCGGGCACGCTGGCCTTCTTCATCATGGGTGCTGCGGTCCTGAACCCCCAGGGCCTCGTCCCGGAGGGCAACGAGATGATCACGACCCTCTCCCGCATCTACACGGACGTCCTCGGCGAGTGGGCGAGCATCCTCTTTCTCGTCGGCGCGATCGCGGTGCTCGGCTCGACCCTCTGGGCCGCGATACCGAGCTGGTCGCGCATGTACACGAACCTGCTCGCGACCGTCGGTGTCCTCGACTGGCAGGACACGCAGACCAGGCTGCGTTGGATCCGCATCTTCACCGTTGCCCTCCCGATAATCTGGGGCGCGGCCTACCTGTTCATCCAGTCGCCGGTGCTGATGGTCCAGATCGGCGGCGTCGCGACGGGGATCTTCCTCCTGGCGGCGGTGGCGGCCGTCTGGTACCTGCGCCGCACCGAGATAGACCCCAGGCTCTACGGTGGCACCCCGTTCAACACGGTCCTGGTAATCAGCAGCATAGCCATCGTCCTGCTCGGCGTATACTCGGCCCTGAGCGTGCTCGGGCTCACCCCGAGCTAG
- the uraD gene encoding 2-oxo-4-hydroxy-4-carboxy-5-ureidoimidazoline decarboxylase produces MPGKLSVGEINRMDLEEFVSGLGPVFERSPWVAEGAWEKRPFEDLDGLHGALVSVVDDAPEDRRVALIRAHPDLAGKAALAGELTSESASEQASANLDRLSPGEYERFHRLNIAYREKFDFPYVVCVRDNTKETIFAGAEKRLANTREEEIEAALGEISRISRLRLEDLVEKP; encoded by the coding sequence ATGCCAGGGAAGCTCTCCGTCGGGGAGATCAACCGCATGGACCTGGAAGAGTTCGTCTCCGGGCTCGGGCCCGTCTTCGAACGCTCGCCCTGGGTGGCGGAGGGGGCCTGGGAGAAGCGTCCATTCGAAGACCTCGACGGTCTGCACGGGGCGTTGGTATCCGTGGTCGACGACGCGCCGGAGGATCGGCGCGTCGCCCTGATCCGGGCCCACCCGGATCTCGCCGGGAAGGCCGCGCTCGCCGGCGAGCTGACGAGCGAGTCCGCCAGCGAGCAGGCGTCCGCCAATCTGGACAGGCTCTCGCCCGGGGAGTACGAGAGGTTCCACCGGCTGAACATCGCCTACCGGGAAAAGTTCGACTTCCCCTACGTGGTCTGCGTGCGGGACAACACGAAGGAGACGATCTTCGCCGGCGCGGAGAAGCGCCTGGCGAACACGCGCGAGGAGGAGATCGAAGCCGCGCTGGGTGAGATCTCCAGGATCTCACGCCTCAGGCTGGAAGACCTGGTGGAAAAGCCATGA